A window of Amaranthus tricolor cultivar Red isolate AtriRed21 chromosome 8, ASM2621246v1, whole genome shotgun sequence genomic DNA:
TCTCAAAAATGGTTGGTCACTTAGACAATTGGATATCAATAATGTCATTTACCTTATTGTCTATGTAGATGACATTATAATCACAAGCAATACCAAATTTTTCCTCTCCGATTTCATCAATATTATTTCTACCAGATTTTCCCTTTAAGGACCTTGGTGacttatcttattttttaggTGTTGAAGTGGTACTTCATCCAAAGGGGTTGTTTTTAAGTCAACGAAAATACATCACGGACCTCCTTTGCCGAGAAAAAATGGACAATGCTAAACCCACTGTCGCACCTAAGCAAACCTACCCCCTCTCACAAAACTTGGTATTACATTGCCTTCCTCTACAAAGTATTGTTCCTTAGTGGGCGGTCTTCAATATCTTAGCTTTACCCGACCTGACATTGCCTTCTCCGTAAATAAGCTCGCACAATATATGCAGTCACCTACACAACAGCATTGGGAAGCTCTTAAACGACTTCTCAGATATCTTGCTGGTACAATTCATCTTGGCTTACTTTTACATCAGCAGTCTCTCTCGTACAACTTTTATGCCTTCAGTAATGTGAATTGGGCTTGCGATACTGATGATTGCATTTCCACAACAGCCTACATTGTTTATTTTGGCAATAATTCCATCTCATGGTGCTCACGTAAGCAAAAGACTAGAGCCAATCATCCACGGAAGCTGAAAATTGGTCTTGTCAAATACATGATCATTTTGCGGGGGCATAATAAGGATAAAATATCCCATTGATTTTATTCTCCAAGATTATAGTTATTCACCTTTGACCATCTTGATTATCTCCCTTCAATCAAGGATAATAATATCTTTTTGATTCCTTTAATTAGCAATGCATATTTAGTTACCTAGTTTATCACTTTCTGTATCTATATATAATGTACATTATGTTTTCAATAATAATCAATCAATTCTTCCCTATTTCACACACACTACTCGTGACTGATTAGACTTTTAACACTTATTTTCACCTATTACATGTCAAATTGATACTCCATTCATATTGGTCTCAATTAGGACAACATAGCAcaaaacatataaaatttaatttgtttgtcatcCCTCACTCCTTATTcattatatgaaaaaattaacaaattttttgaAGGCTTAgtgtaatttcaaaaattatgatatttttttcaaataattttatattttaaatatttaatatatattacataatttaatattgagacctttaaatatattaaacatGCTCAGAGCCATCTTGTGAGAGACTGAGTATCAATAATACGAAGAGTATGAAACAGTGGAGTATGGGCATAGTAGTTGCAGACTTGCAGTCATTCGTACGAGAAGACATAAACCTAAATTAATTGGATTTGTTTGCACCAAAAAGCCAAAGGACAACTCAGGTGGCCAAGTCAGTTGGTATGGTAACATTTTACACTACACAAAAAAAAGGAGTGGTTGTGTGCACACGTGTGTCGCAACCATGTGGGTACTCACCTTACTCAAAGTCACGTGAACATGCCATGTGATTAGGATTTACCGGACCACATGGGCTGGCTATTTGTAATCTTACAGCCCTACTCCACTTAATGGGCCTACTCTTCATTATTATTTGTTGAATTTATTCttgttctgattttttttaaaatttgaaatagataagattaattattaaaaaaaaagtacaaaatAAGAGCTAAAtgaacttattttcaaaattctcaAACCTAAGATATGGTTCTGCTCGCACTTATTAACTGCGAATAAGTggtttgattttataattaatcttatttatttcaaattttaatttttttggtttctttCAGTGTTTGCGTTTTTGTAATGGGCTTGAAGGTGGGCAGTCAGGCCCATTTCAATATGAATCATGATTGATCTAAGATGCTCAAAAGTGATTGTTCAAAATAACAACCAACAAGTCTTGTATTCATTTTTAAACAGTTTGGCTTACCCAATTAAAgtcgtctcacgatgagacggcCTCAATCAAGAATTAGTGAATAACAAATTAATGAGACGGTTCTACAGTGAtaacatttttattaaattagcCCAATTACACATAatgtcttaaagtaatcacttataatcttaaagtcattacttataattttagaaTGATCACTTAGAAAAATgagttaattatataaattcgtTTCATAGTGAGACAATTTCATACAAAACTTGCAGATTCAAATCTAATTAATCAAAACAAAGTATGACACGACCCCAAACCAAAATAACTTGTAACTgcaattttttaagaaaaatacaaGAATGATTAGTTGATTACATactaatcaaaattagtattgtACTCTTTCCATCTCCATagaatttgctacattttttcTCATAATAATTATAccatttcttaatatttatgtGAAACTCAAAACCCTTTGATAGAAAACTTTATTTATGAACAATTGTCTTTTGACATTCATATAAGTTCCATACAACACCCATGATTTTGAACATTGTCTTGACATTCTTTTTTCTCAACTCTCCGTAGCTAAAACCTCTATATCAAACCTGACCATCCATGGCTATAATCATGCACCGTTCCTCGTCAAGACGAGTAACGTGGCTCCATGTGCTTCTACATCCATGGAAATTGATCGACCTCGACTTATATGACAGACTTGATGGCTCCAAACCTCTCTGCATTTGGATAAAGCTCCGATTTTTACACCAGGGAGTACCTTTGCTAGATTCGACAAACGTGTTGTTATCGTTGTCTTTCCCTGATTTAGGTTGAAGAAGGCAAGATACACTTCGTCTGGATAACGAAAGATGATTACAAGACGATATGATAATTTGAAAAGTTCAGATTGTAAATCCTAACAGATTACCAGAAATATACTAGTTCCTAAAGACAATATCACGAGAgaaaattattgaaattttaagCCCCGATTGTGTGGAATTTTTGACGGAAAACAGcccgttttgtatgagaccatctcacggtgagacgacctcaaaacaagaaatcCATAAACTATAggtttctattattgggctatttaacccaagtataaAATATGTCTCACGGTAAGACCGTCTCAAACAAGAATTTGTGGATGGAAAATTGGAATTATAAATAGCATTCGTGAATAGAAACTTGAAGCCATACCTCTTCTCCCAGTCGCAACCCAAGAGCGAATCCCTCCCGGGATTGCATTATCTACGGAACAggaaaaaatatgtaattaggAGGGAAATTCTAATATAAGATGATCATAACATGCTTCAAACTTCAAAGTATTACCTTCAACTGTCTTTATTGTGGCACATAAACCCGAATAGCTGCTTAAAAGCGTGCCGTTGATATTTAGTTCCCACATCTGAAAACTTCCAGCATTAGCCATGATGGTAAACTAAATCTATAACAATAACGGAGCCTTAATTCCAAAAGATTGGGAAAATGCTACATTGACCAATATATAAGTTTCAGATTTTTGGTTCATGATCATGAGATGTGATTAAGTTTTACTGAGCTGGTTGTCACTAACCTACAGCTCACCCTCCAACTTTATCCGGGCTTGGGACCGTCAATAAGCGACAATCACTCACAGGAAATGAAGATATAGATAAAGCCCAACAATTTCGATAAAACGTTCAGATAAGCACCCCAAGTTTGGAAATTTTTCAAGGCCTAACAAATTTAATTAAGGAGAATTCAAGAGAAGAAAATGAAGCAAGGCTCAGTTTGTTTCACCTTAATTCATTTATTTCAGACATCTAAAGACACTTTACAGTCTTCGATCGAGCtgatcaaaacaaaaatttaccTGGTTAGTGTCCATTTTGCACGGCGATATGGAACCCCTTTTCGAATCTTTAGAAGTAAGCCTTTTCTTTGGAGAGGCTTCTACGCACAGTGATGTCCATCTACTTGCTAGAAGATAACTTTTGCCGTGATATTGTGTTGTGTATACCTCTTCATCTCTAGAGTATCATTTTAACTTGGATCAGTAAAGCAAAAACCAAAAGGCTACATTAACGAAAATTGAAGGTCGTATGATCGAGTCAAGAAACAAGAAATTTACGATTTTATCCATGCTTTTCGCTTGTAAAGGCAGAAGGGTGCTCCACGGGTTTCAAAGCTATTTTTCCAACAAATTTTGTCGAGATCCTGGTCAACAGCCTGAACTGACCATCCTTTTGCTTTGGTTTCTTTGCAGCTCAAGAAATTGAAAGATTTTAAGCGAGAACTTCCTACTTTTTTCGTATGTCCTGAATGTAGTGAGAAATGACTTTTTGGAGACCCTGAGACGAACGGAAACTGTAGAGAGGATCAAGACAAAACGTTAGCCCATCATGCTGTATTTGACATAATATCACTCGATAAAGCTCACTCTAACATGCCTCCTGATTATTGGAGCTAAAAGCGTTGATCTCCAGAACCGTAGGATTTGTGATGAGATTATAGGTGATGTCATCAAGCTGTCGCATATCTCCTCCGAACATAAGCGGGGACTTTGCCATAGCCCACAAAGTTATCTGTAAAAGTCAGTTTTACGCTGATGTTTAGATATTCAGAGTGAAAGGAAACATTGCGAAAAACCAATACTTGTTTGCATAAAGCTTTACTCCACCTGAGTTTTCTGCTCATTGAAATTTAGGTTGCATTTCCTGTGTGGACCTTCGTTAGAACCTAATTTTGTTTACATATTCCACTCATTAGTACTCCGATAAGAATTGATCATTCTATACGTGATGAGAATCGAACCCTATCACAAGTGTGGAAAGAAAAGCCTTCAGCTGCTCGGTCAATCCATGATTATCAGATCTGTCATTTATTAATAACTAGCTAATAATTTGAAGTCAAGAATACTCCATAATCCACACCAAGCTGGTTCATGTTCTAAAATTTTTGGACTTATTGTCAATGTCAGCATATTATCGGaaaaacacgaggtgcacatAATTCATAAACTAAAGAGATACCgtccaaaaccatatgacaatgaaagGAAGGGCTCCAATGACTTAAAAAGTTTGCACGCCATCTTTAATCCATCGATTTGGGACAAACTATCCCAACATACCCGACCCCTTATGAAGTGATTaaagctttgacattgttgttactGTTGCAGGATAGGGTAACTCGAAAAAAACTactttataatttgatttttttaatgaaaacccaattaattataataagcGACATTACATACCAGGATCAGTTAACCATCCCAATGGCAGCATATCTAAATCAGGCCATGACTTCCCCAATAGACCATTAGAACCTATCATCTTTGCAGCTGCAAAATCCCTTCAACAGAAGATAAAAACATCGCAATGGTTAGTATAGCGAAATAACTGATGTAGGAAGCTCAGAAGCAGTTATCAGTGAGCAGCTACATGTTTTTTACCTTGATACATCAAAGTGTGCTGACACGTCTTGCCATGTATCCCAATCATCCCCGGTTATTCTGTACATATTGACTAGTCCGCTAATTTCCTTGGCCATAGCAGGTGTCACACTTGTACCAGGAGACAAAGAATAAATAATTGGACGTGAAAGTTTCCTCAGAACCTACAAGATGTTGATCAATTTCTAGCGAAAGGTCTAACAGAGAAAGGGACGGTTTTATGAAACGGTGGAGTTTCATACCTCTGATACAAAGCTAATTTCTTCTATGTCCAAATCGTCCCCAAAGACACAATCATGCTTCACTATAACCGAGACAGAAACAAAAGTCAAGACATTTTAATCAGTTATATATCCGTAAGATTGACAACAACGAACACAGCCTGTACTCTATCAGAAGAAGGTAGAACTGGGTCACGCCAGAGTTAAATGAAGACAAAATGGTCTAAAATACATTTGGGATATTCCAAGTCCGAAACACGAATCGGGATGAGCCATTTTGAAGAGCTCTAACAACATTACACTGCACCTAAGTGGCTCCTCCTGCCTAAGCGAGGTTAAGGCATCACCCGATTTATGCATCCTTGCCCTTATAATAGCAAAGAGGTTGTTTTGCGATTCCTTTTGATAACAAACACCAAATTTTCGCCAAATAAGACGCACACATGATTCCGTAAGCCTTTTTAGTCTTTAatccattaaaaaaaacaaaagggaTGTAATGACAAAGGAGATGAATGGGAAGGAAATGATTACTCTTACGGCCCGTTTCGTTATTGGTTCTAAACAATGGCAATGGTTTTAGTTGCTCATGAGCAGAATTGCCATGTCAAGTAGAATCAACATTCAAGACAACCCTAAATAAAACCTGATCCGATCGTTggtattattttgtggaatatAACATGATGCAATATTGTATGAAAAGTTAACATTACCAAAATCAACTCCCCATTCAGCATATTGTTCGTAAAGAGATCGCAAAAATGCTTTTCCTGCTCCTGACTTTGTATTCACACCCATAAAACCATGTGGCATCCACGCACATTTTCTGTCCTGCATCCCTATATCACTTGCTGTCCACTTTCTTCCACCATCGAAATAAGCAGTTCCCTTGAAGAAGACAAGATAACattcacaaaataaaaatatcagtTCTCAAAGCTGCAATTATTCCTTTTCGGGTCTATTATTAGCCAAATGAAACTGCAAGCAGAGTAACTACTAATTTTCACAAACTGTTAAGTAACCTAATAACTTAGATGATATCaattatagtgcaaaaataaggccGCATATCCGCATAGCGACGGTATCGTAAAGCGTTTTTTGACGCGAAATCATCTGAATCAACCGCAAAATCCATTTGACCAGACCG
This region includes:
- the LOC130820868 gene encoding uncharacterized protein LOC130820868 isoform X1, translated to MKIFLSFIFFLISLLHFNSLTRKGLCIAQLTHAVTPPRGWNSYDSFCWTISEEEFLKNAELVSQRLRAHGYEYVVVDYLWYRKKVPGAYTDASGFDVIDEWGRMVPDPDRWPSSKGGKGFSEVAKKVHDMGLKFGIHVMRGISAQAVNANTPILDTSKGTAYFDGGRKWTASDIGMQDRKCAWMPHGFMGVNTKSGAGKAFLRSLYEQYAEWGVDFVKHDCVFGDDLDIEEISFVSEVLRKLSRPIIYSLSPGTSVTPAMAKEISGLVNMYRITGDDWDTWQDVSAHFDVSRDFAAAKMIGSNGLLGKSWPDLDMLPLGWLTDPGSNEGPHRKCNLNFNEQKTQITLWAMAKSPLMFGGDMRQLDDITYNLITNPTVLEINAFSSNNQEFPFVSGSPKSHFSLHSGHTKKVGSSRLKSFNFLSCKETKAKGWSVQAVDQDLDKICWKNSFETRGAPFCLYKRKAWIKSDEEVYTTQYHGKSYLLASRWTSLCVEASPKKRLTSKDSKRGSISPCKMDTNQMWELNINGTLLSSYSGLCATIKTVEDNAIPGGIRSWVATGRRDEVYLAFFNLNQGKTTITTRLSNLAKVLPGVKIGALSKCREVWSHQVCHISRGRSISMDVEAHGATLLVLTRNGA
- the LOC130820868 gene encoding uncharacterized protein LOC130820868 isoform X2, producing MRNLFPNAYVLMDMRKKVPGAYTDASGFDVIDEWGRMVPDPDRWPSSKGGKGFSEVAKKVHDMGLKFGIHVMRGISAQAVNANTPILDTSKGTAYFDGGRKWTASDIGMQDRKCAWMPHGFMGVNTKSGAGKAFLRSLYEQYAEWGVDFVKHDCVFGDDLDIEEISFVSEVLRKLSRPIIYSLSPGTSVTPAMAKEISGLVNMYRITGDDWDTWQDVSAHFDVSRDFAAAKMIGSNGLLGKSWPDLDMLPLGWLTDPGSNEGPHRKCNLNFNEQKTQITLWAMAKSPLMFGGDMRQLDDITYNLITNPTVLEINAFSSNNQEFPFVSGSPKSHFSLHSGHTKKVGSSRLKSFNFLSCKETKAKGWSVQAVDQDLDKICWKNSFETRGAPFCLYKRKAWIKSDEEVYTTQYHGKSYLLASRWTSLCVEASPKKRLTSKDSKRGSISPCKMDTNQMWELNINGTLLSSYSGLCATIKTVEDNAIPGGIRSWVATGRRDEVYLAFFNLNQGKTTITTRLSNLAKVLPGVKIGALSKCREVWSHQVCHISRGRSISMDVEAHGATLLVLTRNGA